In Candidatus Omnitrophota bacterium, a single window of DNA contains:
- the hemE gene encoding uroporphyrinogen decarboxylase — MPDFNHATVVCFENRKAERLAALVREHGGNPLSAPAMQEIRLQKNPELLSFGERLTAGTIDVVLFMSGGGAAHLLDTLSAIYGADALCAALTKTTVLARGPKSAEVLSAAGLSGLLVAPEPSTWREVLEVLDMSERGIELEGKCVAVQESGSSNAAFLAELQQRGARVVQVPIYRWALPDDTQPLKNAIHSLASGKIPFAVFTNSTQVRHVMRIAAELGLQPQLTEAFRKHTVVASIGPSTTDVLQELGWSADWESLVSRLEPLVIELARHAAELRRRKVDPEEAAALWVQERSQAKKESGPARNRSHFLLACWGEPTEVTPVWFMRQAGRYMEEYRRIRAKVPFLQMCRNADLVAEVTVSAAERIGADAAIVFSDILVVLEPMGLGLRYSRGEGPVIEGRIRGAEDIHRLGEINARESLQYVFDGVRRTREALADHLPLIGFCGAPFTLASYILEGGSSRQFLKTKHLMYTDSGAWHALMGILTRGLIHYLNGQIEAGADAVQIFDSWLGCLSPEDYRESVLPHTQALIQGVREGVPVIHFGTGTTSILEDMRRAGGQVIGVDWRVDLDAARIRVGYERSVQGNLDPAVLCTDYPTIRRHVRRILELNGGRPGHIFNLGHGVLPQTPVDHVIAAIDMVHEMSLRGGR, encoded by the coding sequence ATGCCCGACTTCAATCACGCCACTGTTGTTTGCTTCGAAAACCGCAAGGCCGAGCGCCTGGCTGCCCTCGTCCGGGAGCACGGTGGCAATCCTCTCTCCGCGCCGGCCATGCAGGAAATCCGCCTCCAGAAGAACCCCGAGCTCCTGAGTTTCGGAGAGCGGCTCACGGCCGGGACCATCGACGTTGTCCTGTTTATGAGCGGCGGTGGCGCAGCCCATCTTTTGGACACCCTTTCTGCGATCTACGGAGCAGATGCCCTTTGCGCAGCTTTAACGAAGACCACTGTTCTGGCGCGCGGCCCAAAATCCGCTGAAGTTCTGAGCGCGGCAGGCCTTAGTGGTTTGCTTGTGGCGCCGGAGCCCAGTACTTGGCGTGAGGTTCTGGAGGTCCTGGACATGAGCGAGCGCGGCATTGAGTTGGAGGGTAAGTGCGTCGCAGTCCAGGAATCCGGCAGTTCCAATGCGGCTTTCTTGGCGGAACTTCAGCAACGCGGCGCGCGTGTGGTTCAGGTGCCTATTTATCGTTGGGCTCTTCCGGACGATACGCAGCCGCTCAAGAATGCGATTCATAGCCTTGCCTCCGGGAAAATTCCCTTTGCGGTCTTTACCAACAGCACGCAGGTGCGTCATGTGATGCGCATCGCCGCGGAGCTGGGACTTCAGCCCCAACTCACGGAAGCCTTTCGCAAACACACGGTGGTGGCTTCAATCGGTCCCTCAACCACGGATGTGCTTCAGGAATTGGGGTGGTCTGCGGATTGGGAATCGCTCGTGTCGCGCTTGGAGCCCTTGGTCATTGAGCTGGCGCGACATGCGGCCGAGTTGAGGCGCCGGAAGGTGGATCCGGAAGAGGCTGCTGCCCTTTGGGTGCAGGAGCGTTCGCAGGCCAAGAAAGAATCAGGCCCTGCGAGGAATCGATCCCATTTTCTCTTGGCCTGTTGGGGGGAGCCCACAGAGGTGACGCCTGTTTGGTTTATGCGCCAGGCCGGGCGCTATATGGAGGAGTACCGCAGGATCCGGGCCAAGGTTCCTTTCCTGCAAATGTGCCGCAATGCGGATTTGGTTGCCGAGGTCACGGTTTCAGCGGCCGAGCGCATTGGCGCGGATGCGGCCATTGTGTTCTCCGATATCTTGGTGGTCCTGGAGCCCATGGGTTTGGGGTTGCGCTACTCGCGCGGCGAAGGGCCGGTGATCGAAGGGCGGATTCGCGGGGCAGAGGATATCCACCGCCTCGGCGAAATCAATGCGCGTGAGAGCCTGCAATACGTTTTTGACGGAGTGCGGCGGACGCGCGAGGCCTTGGCCGATCATTTGCCGCTCATCGGTTTTTGCGGCGCGCCTTTTACTCTGGCCTCCTACATCTTGGAGGGAGGTTCCTCCCGTCAATTTCTCAAGACCAAGCATCTGATGTATACGGATTCCGGGGCCTGGCACGCGCTGATGGGCATTTTGACGCGCGGGCTCATCCATTATCTCAACGGTCAGATCGAGGCAGGCGCGGACGCAGTTCAGATTTTTGACAGCTGGCTGGGTTGCTTGAGCCCGGAGGATTACCGCGAGTCTGTGCTGCCTCACACACAGGCGCTTATCCAGGGAGTGCGCGAGGGAGTGCCCGTGATTCATTTTGGAACAGGCACGACTTCAATCCTGGAGGACATGCGCCGCGCGGGCGGGCAAGTTATCGGTGTGGACTGGCGTGTGGACCTGGACGCGGCGCGCATCCGCGTGGGTTACGAGCGCTCGGTCCAAGGGAATTTGGATCCTGCCGTGCTCTGCACGGATTACCCGACCATCCGCCGGCACGTGCGCCGCATTCTGGAGCTCAACGGCGGGCGGCCCGGCCATATCTTTAACCTGGGACACGGGGTCTTGCCTCAAACACCCGTGGACCATGTTATTGCGGCCATTGACATGGTGCATGAGATGTCATTGCGGGGCGGACGCTAG